From a region of the Phragmites australis chromosome 21, lpPhrAust1.1, whole genome shotgun sequence genome:
- the LOC133904033 gene encoding uncharacterized protein LOC133904033, with translation MSVLVPIDQRASRFGLATPGPQHNHAHQPNQHLSSSRPLARKPTASLHAHERLVVQRDVPLPSPTHGQRARRRAPLAPLTSRTPFRSARFGGPGRKGGNAAGLHIYQRRARQPPPLRTVQVKNLKTGIFCLSSCLAHIIRTPLYQSMRTNLKFRYKATEKGRKVVMIILYGKEVPWPMGAGLVPRPCATGGLKWGTGFARDNMGAMSLHVA, from the exons atgag cgtcctcgtcccaatagACCAG CGCGCATCACGTTTCGGCCTAGCGACGCCCGGCCCGCAACACAACCACGCCCACCAACCAAACCAGCACCTGAGCTCCAGCCGGCCCTTAGCGCGGAAGCCCACCGCCTCACTCCACGCCCACGAACGGCTCGTGGTGCAGCGTGACGTGCCACTGCCATCCCCAACCCACGGCCAGCGCGCACGCCGGCGAGCGCCCCTCGCTCCGCTTACTTCGCGAACCCCTTTCCGCTCGGCTCGATTCGGAGGGCcggggaggaagggagggaaCGCCGCCGGTCTCCACATTTATCAGCGGCGCGCGAGGCAGCCGCCGCCGTTACGGACGGTACAG GTGAAGAATCTTAAGACTGGCATCTTCTGTTTGAGCAGCTGTTTGGCTCATATTATCAGAACTCCGCTATATCAATCAATGAGGACCAACTTG AAGTTTAGGTACAAAGCAACGGAGAAAGGAAGGAAGGTGGTGATGATTATCCTGTATGGGAAGGAGGTCCCATGGCCCATGGGAGCTGGTTTGGTTCCAAGGCCATGTGCAACGGGAGGGCTCAAGTGGGGAACAGGGTTTGCACGGGATAACATGGGAGCCATGTCTCTCCATGTTGCCTAG
- the LOC133904034 gene encoding uncharacterized protein LOC133904034, whose translation MSKRPSLGNCSGRAAKRPAQQRQQKHLYLVVDDWEKGYSIHKVGEDDFDSDADAGVDDLRPAKSPVVRIEAHHPYPWALAAHGSKILAMYPSDSSPGIPVFDTETLGVTVYPYPRSRYAIRAYKPVYASVGDRLVAFVFPHLEVLGPEPPPLPPIETEMPWSWTSVEPVAPFASCLVSSYALHPDGRTIFMSVKGWQPNPDQTLSFRGQRNSTFTLDTESLEWTYLGEWLLPFKDRAYYDRELDAWVGLCLYKEGVGHVCSCDVPPAAGCETMPAWKLGNDLFFDMNSETHVGATLVYMGDSRFCLVECRHHKDYNLYPSLRVLAMDSFVLKYSKEGDLRTAHHRAYASMSYHQSAYEFGQPISNPVAFWM comes from the coding sequence ATGTCGAAGCGGCCTTCGTTGGGTAACTGCTCTGGCCGCGCGGCCAAGCGGCCGgcgcagcagcggcagcagaaGCATCTCTACCTGGTGGTGGACGACTGGGAGAAGGGGTACAGCATCCACAAGGTTGGTGAGGACGACTTCGACTCGGACGCCGACGCCGGCGTGGACGATCTGCGGCCCGCCAAGTCCCCGGTGGTCCGCATCGAGGCGCACCATCCGTACCCGTGGGCCTTGGCGGCTCACGGCAGCAAGATCTTGGCGATGTACCCCTCCGACTCCAGCCCGGGCATCCCCGTGTTCGACACCGAGACCCTGGGAGTGACAGTATACCCGTATCCGCGGAGCCGCTATGCCATCAGAGCCTATAAACCCGTGTACGCCTCCGTCGGCGACAGGCTCGTGGCGTTTGTTTTCCCCCACCTCGAGGTGCTCGGccccgagccgccgccgctgccacccaTCGAGACCGAAATGCCGTGGTCTTGGACCAGCGTCGAACCGGTCGCGCCGTTCGCGTCCTGCCTCGTCAGCAGCTACGCATTGCACCCCGATGGGCGCACAATCTTCATGTCCGTGAAGGGCTGGCAGCCCAACCCCGATCAAACGCTCTCCTTTCGGGGCCAACGGAATAGCACCTTCACCTTGGACACGGAAAGCCTCGAGTGGACCTACCTGGGCGAGTGGCTGCTGCCGTTCAAGGATCGAGCCTACTACGACCGCGAGCTGGACGCCTGGGTCGGCCTCTGCCTCTACAAGGAAGGTGTCGGGCACGTCTGCAGCTGCGACGTCCCACCCGCTGCCGGGTGCGAGACCATGCCCGCCTGGAAGCTCGGCAACGACTTGTTCTTCGACATGAACTCTGAGACGCACGTGGGCGCCACGCTGGTGTATATGGGTGACAGCAGGTTCTGCCTGGTCGAGTGCCGGCATCACAAGGATTACAACTTGTACCCGAGCCTCCGTGTGCTCGCTATGGACTCTTTTGTGCTCAAGTACAGTAAGGAGGGAGACCTGCGAACCGCACATCATCGGGCTTATGCATCCATGTCGTACCACCAGAGCGCTTATGAGTTTGGTCAACCAATATCAAACCCTGTAGCATTCTGGATGTAA
- the LOC133902902 gene encoding uncharacterized protein LOC133902902 isoform X2 — MSLALAPAPAPETKAPMATPIAPTQTLKPSSPTPATKAPMETPIAPTLALKPSAPTPTPTALMSSPTTLTAPSPGSERSDQSAELSKKDDEIEILRARLYEAELLNAKLQKDLEEAYDLLRQQAVTEKGTDKNSNKAHDLPRHLSGREKVPDKRSKKAHSDREKVPQKWSKGRSRIRSRIARCHDIILCENEVGALQVLDLLGRPKYKILHEVDVPGVLPDPYDKDKPKKKLEALTPFGKILFLGMIDDLYRLHRAGLSLDGKFTLMDFCWLKNKKVKLGADLKDHMLRRSRKRINRDYRRLCELMRLMLAQCEVQIPVDLQFLLSLMESDDPVSEQFLIRYNICLMDEISKRTYTLTLYDRLDQLDVEDAVKFGQKNKEKYRSAAVYDYIIAGDEDWSNSMTQNMFVNLIYGRWCRDKGSGPYHTRRQLVKLLRHCLVRLPQKAYYHNKIRYTDASVVGMLEMLTPGVFSQFQAGMYAIKQLAYPHLMHVMRV; from the exons ATGTCGCTGGCCCTggccccggcgccggcgccggagacGAAGGCCCCGATGGCGACCCCGATTGCTCCGACCCAGACGCTGAAGCCGTCATCCCCGACTCCGGCGACGAAGGCCCCGATGGAAACACCGATTGCTCCGACTCTGGCGCTGAAGCCGTCGGCcccgactccgacgccgacggCCCTGATGTCATCGCCTACTACACTGACGGCTCCGAGTCCGGGCTCCGAACGCTCCGATCAG TCTGCAGAGTTGTCGAAGAAAGACGACGAAATTGAAATTCTCAGAGCTCGTTTGTATGAAGCAGAGCTTCTGAATGCAAAACTGCAGAAGGATTTAGAGGAAGCCTATGACCTCTTAAGGCAGCAAGCTGTCACGGAAAAAGGAACAgataaaaattcaaacaaagcTCATGATCTCCCAAGGCATCTTTCTGGTAGGGAGAAGGTTCCTGATAAAAGGTCAAAAAAAGCacattctgatcgagagaaagTGCCACAGAAGTGGTCAAAAGGTAGATCAAGAATCCGATCAAGAATTGCGAGGTGCCATGATATTATCCTGTGTGAGAATGAAGTAGGTGCTTTACAAGTTCTGGATCTCTTAGGTCGTCCTAAATATAAGATTTTACATGAAGTGGATGTACCTGGTGTATTGCCAGATCCTTATGATAAGGATAAACCAAAGAAAAAGCTCGAGGCACTGACTCCTTTTGGGAAAATCCTGTTCTTGGGGATGATAGACGATCTTTACCGTCTGCACAGGGCTGGCCTAAGCCTGGATGGAAAATTCACTCTGATGGATTTCTGTTGGCtaaaaaataagaaagtgaAGCTTGGCGCTGATCTGAAGGATCATATGTTGAGAAGATCGCGAAAGAGGATAAATAGAGATTATCGGAGACTTTGCGAGTTGATGAGGCTTATGTTAGCACAGTGTGAAGTTCAAATTCCAGTTGACCTACAGTTCTTGCTCAGTCTTATGGAatcagatgatccagtgagcgAACAATTTCTCATAAGGTACAACATATGCCTGATGGATGAAATATCCAAAAGAACTTACACGCTGACGTTATACGACAGATTGGACCAGTTAGATGTTGAGGACGCAGTTAAGTTCGGACAgaagaacaaagaaaaatacAGATCTGCAGCTGTGTATGACTATATCATAGCCGGAGATGAGGATTGGTCCAACTCTATGACGCAGAACATGTTTGTTAACTTGATATATGGTCGGTGGTGTAGAGACAAAGGCAGTGGCCCGTATCATACACGCAGGCAATTAGTGAAACTGTTGCGTCACTGTTTGGTTCGTCTTCCGCAGAAGGCATATTATCATAATAAGATACGATACACAGATGCGAGTGTTGTTGGAATGCTCGAGATGCTTACTCCAGGAGTGTTCAGCCAATTTCAAGCGGGGATGTACGCCATCAAACAACTCGCTTATCCCCATCTTATGCATGTGATGAGGGTTTAA
- the LOC133902902 gene encoding uncharacterized protein LOC133902902 isoform X1, whose amino-acid sequence MGVGLGTVTSCKPTRGSRPNSCTGWDFIVLWSPPSSEPPSPRPVLISEASPPRIGARGGEIESDSDVAGPGPGAGAGDEGPDGDPDCSDPDAEAVIPDSGDEGPDGNTDCSDSGAEAVGPDSDADGPDVIAYYTDGSESGLRTLRSELSKKDDEIEILRARLYEAELLNAKLQKDLEEAYDLLRQQAVTEKGTDKNSNKAHDLPRHLSGREKVPDKRSKKAHSDREKVPQKWSKGRSRIRSRIARCHDIILCENEVGALQVLDLLGRPKYKILHEVDVPGVLPDPYDKDKPKKKLEALTPFGKILFLGMIDDLYRLHRAGLSLDGKFTLMDFCWLKNKKVKLGADLKDHMLRRSRKRINRDYRRLCELMRLMLAQCEVQIPVDLQFLLSLMESDDPVSEQFLIRYNICLMDEISKRTYTLTLYDRLDQLDVEDAVKFGQKNKEKYRSAAVYDYIIAGDEDWSNSMTQNMFVNLIYGRWCRDKGSGPYHTRRQLVKLLRHCLVRLPQKAYYHNKIRYTDASVVGMLEMLTPGVFSQFQAGMYAIKQLAYPHLMHVMRV is encoded by the exons ATGGGCGTGGGCCTTGGTACTGTAACTTCATGTAAGCCCACCCGTGGCAGCCGGCCCAACTCGTGCACAGGCTGGGATTTTATTGTGCTTTGGTCCCCACCTTCAAGCGAGCCGCCCTCTCCGCGCCCCGTTTTGATAAGCGAGGCCTCCCCACCTCGGATCGGAGCCCGAGGCGGCGAAATCGAATCCGACTCCGATGTCGCTGGCCCTggccccggcgccggcgccggagacGAAGGCCCCGATGGCGACCCCGATTGCTCCGACCCAGACGCTGAAGCCGTCATCCCCGACTCCGGCGACGAAGGCCCCGATGGAAACACCGATTGCTCCGACTCTGGCGCTGAAGCCGTCGGCcccgactccgacgccgacggCCCTGATGTCATCGCCTACTACACTGACGGCTCCGAGTCCGGGCTCCGAACGCTCCGATCAG AGTTGTCGAAGAAAGACGACGAAATTGAAATTCTCAGAGCTCGTTTGTATGAAGCAGAGCTTCTGAATGCAAAACTGCAGAAGGATTTAGAGGAAGCCTATGACCTCTTAAGGCAGCAAGCTGTCACGGAAAAAGGAACAgataaaaattcaaacaaagcTCATGATCTCCCAAGGCATCTTTCTGGTAGGGAGAAGGTTCCTGATAAAAGGTCAAAAAAAGCacattctgatcgagagaaagTGCCACAGAAGTGGTCAAAAGGTAGATCAAGAATCCGATCAAGAATTGCGAGGTGCCATGATATTATCCTGTGTGAGAATGAAGTAGGTGCTTTACAAGTTCTGGATCTCTTAGGTCGTCCTAAATATAAGATTTTACATGAAGTGGATGTACCTGGTGTATTGCCAGATCCTTATGATAAGGATAAACCAAAGAAAAAGCTCGAGGCACTGACTCCTTTTGGGAAAATCCTGTTCTTGGGGATGATAGACGATCTTTACCGTCTGCACAGGGCTGGCCTAAGCCTGGATGGAAAATTCACTCTGATGGATTTCTGTTGGCtaaaaaataagaaagtgaAGCTTGGCGCTGATCTGAAGGATCATATGTTGAGAAGATCGCGAAAGAGGATAAATAGAGATTATCGGAGACTTTGCGAGTTGATGAGGCTTATGTTAGCACAGTGTGAAGTTCAAATTCCAGTTGACCTACAGTTCTTGCTCAGTCTTATGGAatcagatgatccagtgagcgAACAATTTCTCATAAGGTACAACATATGCCTGATGGATGAAATATCCAAAAGAACTTACACGCTGACGTTATACGACAGATTGGACCAGTTAGATGTTGAGGACGCAGTTAAGTTCGGACAgaagaacaaagaaaaatacAGATCTGCAGCTGTGTATGACTATATCATAGCCGGAGATGAGGATTGGTCCAACTCTATGACGCAGAACATGTTTGTTAACTTGATATATGGTCGGTGGTGTAGAGACAAAGGCAGTGGCCCGTATCATACACGCAGGCAATTAGTGAAACTGTTGCGTCACTGTTTGGTTCGTCTTCCGCAGAAGGCATATTATCATAATAAGATACGATACACAGATGCGAGTGTTGTTGGAATGCTCGAGATGCTTACTCCAGGAGTGTTCAGCCAATTTCAAGCGGGGATGTACGCCATCAAACAACTCGCTTATCCCCATCTTATGCATGTGATGAGGGTTTAA